The sequence below is a genomic window from Clostridium putrefaciens.
AGTGCATCTGAGAATCCATAAAGTCCTTTTCCCTTTGTTACGTGATAAAAATGATTTGAACTTTTAAAGTCCTGATCAGCCCAAGCAACGCCTTCATTTAGAGGTTTTATATTGATTCTGTAATAATCCCCTGCATCCACATATCCGTCATTATTTAATATTTGTATAGCTTGTATGTTAATAAACTTATGAACGATACAATGAGTTTTTAACACTAGTTTCTTGAATGGATTAACTGCAAACATAACCCCATGCAATGCTTTTCCATAAGTAAATTCAAATTTGTTTTTATTCATAATTAATTCCTTCTTTTTATTTGTGATTTTTTTTATAATATAATTTTATATTTGTGCACAATTAATAATCATTACCATTAGAGTATAATACAATATTTTAATTCTTTCTTCAATATATATTATACATTTTTATATTCCCCTACTCTAATAATATTATTACAGTTTAATAAATGCTAATTATAGAATATATATTTACCTTTAGGAATAATTATTAAGGTTAGCATTATTATAAAGGATAAATGATAAATGATAAATGATAAGTTTTATAGAGATACCTTTTTACTAACTTTATCAAATCTCACCACTGGAATATTAGCATTTATATTTTCTATCACACTTTCAAGAGAACTTGGCGCAGAAGGCATGGGTTTATACGGTCTCGTAATGCCAATATACAATCTTTTTATATGTCTTATCTGTGGAGGAATAATAGCAGCTGTTTCAAAAATTTCTGCAGTATATAAATATAATAATGATATAGGAAATTTAAAAAAGACTATAAATATAACCATGAAATTTGATATTTTATGGGCATGCCTAGTTGTAATATTTGTTTTCTTTTTTGCTCCATTTTTAGGCGAAAAGATGATAAAGGATCCAAGAACTATTTTATCTATAAGAATTACATGCCCCGCAATGATGTTTATAGGTATTTCTAATATTTTAAAAGGATACTTTTATGGAACCTCTTCTATAAAAATACCTGCATTTATAGATATATTAGAAAAGTTTATACGGATACTTATAATTGTATTTATAATTAACTTCTTCAATTTAAAAGATGTAACACAAACCGTATCTGCTGCATATATAGCATTATGTCTAGGTGAATGTATCAGCCTTATTCTTCTTTATTTTTATTATAAAAGGTCCATTAATTCTCTGTCTTATGCAAATAAAGATACTGAATCTAGAACGCAGCTTTTATTTAATGTACTTGTTATTTCCCTTCCCCTTTGCTTAAATGCATTTGTATCTACAGCCCTTGGTGCATTATCTACTCTTATATTACCAAGAAGGCTTATTGTTTCAGGCTTTAATTATTCTGAAGCACTTTCACTTATAGGGAAGTTTACTGGAATGACATTAAATATTGTATTCTTCCCAATGGTAGTAATAGGGTCTATAATAACAGTTCTAGTACCTGATTTAGCTCAAGGTATAAATAAAAATGATTCTTATTTTATTGAAGGTAGGATAATAGAGGTTCTTCGAATTGCATTTTTATTAGGTCTTTCCACCCTTGTATTATGTATTTCAATACCTGAAAACTTAGGTATGATGTTTTTCAAGAGAGATGATCTTACTTCTTATATAAAATTTCTTTCATTATGTCCTCCAATTTTATATTGTGATTCAACTACCTATGGAATATTAAATGGACTTGGAAAGCAAAATGTGATGCTTAGAAACTCTTTGCTTATATCAGTTATAGAACTTATAAGCTTATACATACTAACAGGTATAAAAGGTATAAATATATTTGGGTATGGTATAACAATTATTATTACTTCTATAATATCTCTTTTCTTAAATCTTAAAGAAATTCGAAAACACTATGACATTAATATTTCTATAACAAATATATTTATATATTTACTTATTTCAATTTTATCCTACTTTAGTATTATCATATTAAAAAGTCAAATCCCTAATTCATCAATGTTTTTTAAAAACTTTGTATTGATTTCTTTAGGATTTTCTTCTTTTTTACTTTCTATACTTTTTACTGTAAAGAAAAACAAAATATAATAAAAAAATAGCTTGAAAAAGATTCAAGCTATTTTTTATATATATTTATATACTTGTGTAATTTTAATTTTTTAGTGTATATATTTTATTACCTTAATCTATGTGATATAAATCTTGGTAATATCTTTGTGATTTTATTTGGTAATGCATCCATATCCTTTTTAGTTATTCCACCTGTAAGTACCAATCCATAAAGATAAACCATCATTCCTATTCCAATTGATATTATAGTAAATATGGAGCTTAATATATACGTATCTCCAACAAATTTTAATATAACACCAAAATTAAAGTTTAATACTTTTATAACTATAGCCATTAGTACTGCAGCAGCTGTTGGTTTAATAGCTACTTTTATAAGGCTTATTCTTACTTTTAAAGCTGAATTTAAAGCTATATTATTAATTATCATAGGTATTAAAAAGCATAATAAGCTTCCAATTACTGCTCCATTTATATTTAAACTTGGAATTGCAACCAAATAATAATTAGCTACAAGTTTTGCAACTATCCCTATACCTAAAGAAACAATTACTATGTATAGTTTATTTATACTTTGAAGAATTGTAGTTTGAATTTGAACTATAGCCATAAATACAACTATGATAGCTCCATAAGTCATTATTTCATAACCTGCTCCGTATTTTATTAATCTATAAATTTCTTTGCTTAAAACTGCTAGTCCTACAGCTGAAGGAATTGAAACAATATAACTTATTTTAAGAGCAAAATCTATTTTTTCTTTAACCTCTTTTTTATTTTTTAAAACCATAGCTCTTGATATTGCTGGTAAAAGAGCTGATGAAAGAGCTGCTATTATAGTAAGAGGTACATATAATAATGTTCTATATTTACTCAATATAGAATATTTTATATTTCTATCTTTTACAAGGTAAATCCCCGCAACTTCAAGCCTTCTTTTAACTATAGTAAGGTCAATTACAGCTCCTAAATATTGCATTCCTGAGCTTAAGGTTATAGGAAATCCATATTTAAACAATCTTTTTAAAAGTGTTTTATTAGATAGCCTTCTTACAGTTATTGACTCTTCATTATATTTGAATTTCATATCTTTACTCTTTTTATATACTTTCGAAAGATAATATGCTGCTATTAATGCACCTATAGCAGTACCGATAGTTCCTCCTGCTGCGCCTAAATCTACACTTTGTTTCATCATAATATAGGCAAATACTAAACTAAATATTATATTAGTAATTTGTTCTATAATTTGAGATACAGCAGTTGGCGTCATTATACTAAGGCCTTGGAAGTATCCTCTATATGCCGCTAATATAGATGTTACTACCATTGCAGGTGTTAATGCTAGTATAGCATAATAAGATTTAGAGTTCCCTGTAGAGTTAGCTATTCTACTAGCAGATATCAATACTATTATAGCTGCTAAAAACCCCATAATCATTAGCATAAATCTAGCTAGTTTAAATGTCTTTATTGCATCTTTTGGATTATTAAGAGCTATAAGTTCTGATACTTGCTTTGATATAGCAACTTGCATTCCTGAACTTGTCATAACATACACAAGGCTAAATATATCATAAGCTGCTGCATATATTCCATATCCCTCATCACCAATTATAGACAATAGTAAAGGCACATATAAAAGAGATAAAATCTTTACCATCATTCCTGCTACAGATAATACGGCAAATCCTTTAGTTGTGGATTGCTCCTTCATAACTATCTCCTTTTATAAAATATATAATATTATTAATTAGAATTTAAAAACATCACTTTTAATCTTTTTAAATATAGGCGGAAGTGCTTCAGTTATGGTTTTATTTTCCATATAACTTAAGCTTTCTGGGCAATTTTTAAATACAACTTTGTAGGCATATAAATATTGAAAGTTAAGTGCAAATTTGTTTTCAAAGTATGCATTTAAAGTTTTATCTCCATATTTACTATCTCCAATTATAGGGTTACCTAAAAATGATAAGTGAGCCCTAAGTTGGTGACTTCTTCCTGTTAAAAGTTCTATTTCTATAAATGAAAATCCTCCATTGCTTTGTATTGTCTTAACTTCCATTGCTATTCTTTTAGTGTCAGGTCTCATGTCTTTAAATACTTCAGATCTGTTTTCTTCACCATTTTTAGATATATAAGCTTCATATACACCATCTCTTATTCTTCCCTTAACTAAGGCACAGTAATACTTTTTTATTTTTCTTTCTCTTATCATTTCATTTAGAGCCTTAAGAGAATCAAAATTCTTTCCAAATATCACTATTCCAGAAGTATTTCTATCTAGTCTATTACAAGAAGCCGGTGTAAATGTCAATTCTCTTTCTGGTACGTAATCACCTTTTTCATATAAATAAGTAAGTACGTAATCTGTAAGTGTTGGTTCTCCCTTTTTCTTATCAGAGTGAACTAATACTCCTGGCCACTTTTCTAATAAAAGCATGTTTGCATCTTCATAGACTGATTTAAAATCAGCTTTTGCATTTTGGAACTTTAATCCCTCTTCTTTTTTGCTTTCTATATTTCTTATTGTAATTATATCGCCTTGTACTAAAGAATACTTTTCTTTACCTTTAACCCCATTTACTTTTACGTCACCTTTTCTAATTACCTTATATATAGCACTTAAAGGCACATCCTTTAATAACTTCCTCAAAAATTTATCTAATCTTTGACCTGCTTCATTTATTCCGATTTCTACGTTCATAACACCACTCCTATCAAACTAACTGCACATACCTAAACCATTTTTAAAAGCTGTGCCACGATATTATATCATAAACACAGCTATTTTATAATTATACTTTAGATTAATACTTAATTATTATCTTGTCAAATATTCATAAGCCATATTACATTGAAGTGCAACCCCTATTGGTAAACAACTTTCATCTATATCAAATAGATCCCCATGAGCTGGATTGTTTATTCCCTTTTCAAAATTAGCACTGCCTAAAAAGTAAAATACTGACGGTCTTTCCATAGCAAAGTAAGCAAAACTTTCTACTCCCATACTAGGATGTTTAAGTTTTATAATATTTTCTTCGCCTATTACTTTTGGCGCAGTATTTTCTAAAAGTTTCACCATTTCATCATCATTATAAAGGCAAGGGTAACTTTCATCTATTTTTATTTCTACCCTGCCTCTTAAAGATTCTGCTATACCTTTTGATATTTCAGCAACTCTTTTTTTTGCGTATTCCCTTTGTTCATTAGTCATAGTTCTTATTATACCTTTAATTTCTACTTCTTTTGGTATTATGTTTTCCGCTGTACCTCCATGTATACTACCTATAGTTATAACGGATGGGTATGCAGGCGATAATTCTCTACTTACTATACTTTGCAAAGACATTATTATATTACTAGCTATTAATATTGGATCTATAGTATCCTCAGGATGAGCTCCATGACCGCCTTTCCCCTTTATCTTTATAGTAAATGGATTAGATGCTGCATTAAAAACATCTCTTTTAATGCCTATCTTCCCCGCCTCTATAGCTTCTGATACATGAAGTCCAATTATTGCATCTACATACGGTTCTTCAAGTACCCCTTCTTTTATCATATATTTTGCACCACCTACAGTTTCTTCTGCTGGCTCAAATAATAGTACTATATTTCCCTTTAATTCTTTTTTCATACTATTTAAAATTTTAGCTGCTCCTAATAATATAGTAGTATGGGCATCATGACCACAAGCATGCATTTTTCCCTCTATTTTAGATGTATAAGAACAAACTTTAGCATCTTTTATAGGCAAAGCATCTATATCTCCTCTTAAAGCTATAGTTTTAACTTTATCAGAGCTTGACTTTTCACCCTTTATTAACGCTGATATTCCTGTTCCAGCTACAGCCTTATAAGGTATTCCTTCCTTATCTAAAATATCTTTTATCTTTTTTGATGTTCTATATTCTTCGAATCCAAGTTCAGGGTTCTCGTGTATATCTCTTCTTATATAAACTAATTCTTCTTTTATTTCTTCAGCCATTTTTAAAAAATCTATTTTTTCTTTCAAAGTCATTTCTCCTTTATATATCCTTTAAAGTTAAATATATATAGATGTATTTAACTAACCTTTACAACTAATCTTCCTATGACCAATAAACCTTTATAATATCTCCATCTTCTAGTTTATCTAAATAAGAAGCTTCTTTTTTATTAAGTTCTAAAGTTATTGTGCCTTTTGACATGGTAAGATCAAAATTAATATAATTAAATATATCCACAAAAACATATTCATTTTTGCCTTTAAGAACTATTTCATCTCCATTTATATTTACTTTGATTTCTATTGCTACATATTTTGTCTTTCCGTCTTTGACTGATACATCGTTTAATTTTTTATCAAAGTTATTATTTAATTTAGCCTCTTTGTATATTCTGTCTCCTTCTCTTATTATATAATCATCTTTAAGCACTTTTCCATCTTTTCTAAATATACCTTCTTCTTTTAGTGTATAATATTTGAAATCTTTTAGTGTTACAATATTTATTATTTCAATAAAATCTTCATCTTTTATTATTGAATCTATATCTTTCTCTTTACCATTAATCATACATTTAGGCTCTAAATTTTCAATTTTGTCATTATAAAAAAATGATACACAATCTACTCCTTTTATATACTCTTTTATATTAGGTTCTGAATCCTTTCCATCCAATGCAAACTTTACTTCTATAGAGTCCCCTTCTTTAACTGTGGAATCTAAACTTCCCTCTTTTCCATTTATAAATATGGTAGAATTTTTACCAAGACTACCAAATGCTAATCTTGTACTACCATTTAACGTAAATCTTATATTCTTACCATTATGTCCTATTAACATCTTAGGATTTATACCTGCTTGAAGTAATGCATCGATAGCCTTATGATTTTGAACATTAAAAAGGCTTATTACCTCACCATTTAGATAAACATCTATAAAGTTTTCACCTAGACTTTTTATTGCCATAAGACCTATCCCAAGTACTGTAACCCCTATGCTACCGAGGGAATTATCTAGACATATACAATCTAGAACAGCTTCTCTTCCTTTTATAGCAGTTCTTTCAAGAGGTAAATTAAGTTTTTCGCTAAGCTTTTCCCTAATATATGGAGTATGAGCTCCCCCCCCTACAAAAAAAACAGCACTTGGAGATTTATCTCCATTAAGCTCTAATATCTTATGAGCAATTGCATTAGTTATCTTATCTACAACCGGTAGTATAAGCTTTATTATTGCCTCTGATTTAACTTTGTTTTCTAAACCTAGCACATCTTTATATGTTATATCTTCGTTAGTTAAAAGTGACCTTTTTATGATTTCAGCTGTATTAAAATCTACTAGAAAGTTCTGTGATATAACTTCTGTTATTTCATCTCCTGCCATTTGAACCATTCCAAATGCTGATATACTATCTTTATTACTTATTGCAATATCTGAGGTACCAGCTCCTATATCTACCAATGCTAGATTTAATAATCTTAAGTTTTTAGGTATGGCTGCTTCTATTGCTGCAATAGGCTCTAAAGTAAGGCTTACAACCTTTAAATTAAGTCTATTCATCACTGAATATAAGCTATCTATTACCGTTCTTGGCAAAAATGTGGCGATAACTTCAACGCCTATATTTTTCCCCTTATGAGATAAAAGATTTGAAATCACATATCCATTAAGATAATAATTCACTATGCTATATCCAACACAATAAAGCTTACCATTTGAAGATTTATTTGTTTCATCTTCTGCTTTATTAACCGCTGTAAGTTCAAGCTTTCTTAGAGACTCTTTGCTTATTTCCTTATCCTCGTTTATATCTAAATCAGCCTTTACCTTTGTAGTTCTTAAAAATCTTCCAGCGGCAGCTATTGCCACTTCTTTTAACTTCACGCCTAACTTGTCCTCTAAGTTAAGTTTAACAGCTTCAACTGCTTCAGATACCTTGTTTATATCATGAATCTGACCATCTACCATAGATCTTTCTTCATGCTCTACATAATATTCAGCTATAACTTTCAGCTTTTTATTTTCTACTATTCCAACTGATCCTATAACAGATCTAGTTCCTATATCTAAAGCAAATATTATATCTTTAGGATTTATATTCATTTTTTTCAT
It includes:
- a CDS encoding cell division protein FtsA, with the protein product MKKMNINPKDIIFALDIGTRSVIGSVGIVENKKLKVIAEYYVEHEERSMVDGQIHDINKVSEAVEAVKLNLEDKLGVKLKEVAIAAAGRFLRTTKVKADLDINEDKEISKESLRKLELTAVNKAEDETNKSSNGKLYCVGYSIVNYYLNGYVISNLLSHKGKNIGVEVIATFLPRTVIDSLYSVMNRLNLKVVSLTLEPIAAIEAAIPKNLRLLNLALVDIGAGTSDIAISNKDSISAFGMVQMAGDEITEVISQNFLVDFNTAEIIKRSLLTNEDITYKDVLGLENKVKSEAIIKLILPVVDKITNAIAHKILELNGDKSPSAVFFVGGGAHTPYIREKLSEKLNLPLERTAIKGREAVLDCICLDNSLGSIGVTVLGIGLMAIKSLGENFIDVYLNGEVISLFNVQNHKAIDALLQAGINPKMLIGHNGKNIRFTLNGSTRLAFGSLGKNSTIFINGKEGSLDSTVKEGDSIEVKFALDGKDSEPNIKEYIKGVDCVSFFYNDKIENLEPKCMINGKEKDIDSIIKDEDFIEIINIVTLKDFKYYTLKEEGIFRKDGKVLKDDYIIREGDRIYKEAKLNNNFDKKLNDVSVKDGKTKYVAIEIKVNINGDEIVLKGKNEYVFVDIFNYINFDLTMSKGTITLELNKKEASYLDKLEDGDIIKVYWS
- the spoVB gene encoding stage V sporulation protein B, which gives rise to MINDKFYRDTFLLTLSNLTTGILAFIFSITLSRELGAEGMGLYGLVMPIYNLFICLICGGIIAAVSKISAVYKYNNDIGNLKKTINITMKFDILWACLVVIFVFFFAPFLGEKMIKDPRTILSIRITCPAMMFIGISNILKGYFYGTSSIKIPAFIDILEKFIRILIIVFIINFFNLKDVTQTVSAAYIALCLGECISLILLYFYYKRSINSLSYANKDTESRTQLLFNVLVISLPLCLNAFVSTALGALSTLILPRRLIVSGFNYSEALSLIGKFTGMTLNIVFFPMVVIGSIITVLVPDLAQGINKNDSYFIEGRIIEVLRIAFLLGLSTLVLCISIPENLGMMFFKRDDLTSYIKFLSLCPPILYCDSTTYGILNGLGKQNVMLRNSLLISVIELISLYILTGIKGINIFGYGITIIITSIISLFLNLKEIRKHYDINISITNIFIYLLISILSYFSIIILKSQIPNSSMFFKNFVLISLGFSSFLLSILFTVKKNKI
- a CDS encoding putative polysaccharide biosynthesis protein, which encodes MKEQSTTKGFAVLSVAGMMVKILSLLYVPLLLSIIGDEGYGIYAAAYDIFSLVYVMTSSGMQVAISKQVSELIALNNPKDAIKTFKLARFMLMIMGFLAAIIVLISASRIANSTGNSKSYYAILALTPAMVVTSILAAYRGYFQGLSIMTPTAVSQIIEQITNIIFSLVFAYIMMKQSVDLGAAGGTIGTAIGALIAAYYLSKVYKKSKDMKFKYNEESITVRRLSNKTLLKRLFKYGFPITLSSGMQYLGAVIDLTIVKRRLEVAGIYLVKDRNIKYSILSKYRTLLYVPLTIIAALSSALLPAISRAMVLKNKKEVKEKIDFALKISYIVSIPSAVGLAVLSKEIYRLIKYGAGYEIMTYGAIIVVFMAIVQIQTTILQSINKLYIVIVSLGIGIVAKLVANYYLVAIPSLNINGAVIGSLLCFLIPMIINNIALNSALKVRISLIKVAIKPTAAAVLMAIVIKVLNFNFGVILKFVGDTYILSSIFTIISIGIGMMVYLYGLVLTGGITKKDMDALPNKITKILPRFISHRLR
- a CDS encoding pseudouridine synthase codes for the protein MNVEIGINEAGQRLDKFLRKLLKDVPLSAIYKVIRKGDVKVNGVKGKEKYSLVQGDIITIRNIESKKEEGLKFQNAKADFKSVYEDANMLLLEKWPGVLVHSDKKKGEPTLTDYVLTYLYEKGDYVPERELTFTPASCNRLDRNTSGIVIFGKNFDSLKALNEMIRERKIKKYYCALVKGRIRDGVYEAYISKNGEENRSEVFKDMRPDTKRIAMEVKTIQSNGGFSFIEIELLTGRSHQLRAHLSFLGNPIIGDSKYGDKTLNAYFENKFALNFQYLYAYKVVFKNCPESLSYMENKTITEALPPIFKKIKSDVFKF
- a CDS encoding M20 metallopeptidase family protein, which codes for MAEEIKEELVYIRRDIHENPELGFEEYRTSKKIKDILDKEGIPYKAVAGTGISALIKGEKSSSDKVKTIALRGDIDALPIKDAKVCSYTSKIEGKMHACGHDAHTTILLGAAKILNSMKKELKGNIVLLFEPAEETVGGAKYMIKEGVLEEPYVDAIIGLHVSEAIEAGKIGIKRDVFNAASNPFTIKIKGKGGHGAHPEDTIDPILIASNIIMSLQSIVSRELSPAYPSVITIGSIHGGTAENIIPKEVEIKGIIRTMTNEQREYAKKRVAEISKGIAESLRGRVEIKIDESYPCLYNDDEMVKLLENTAPKVIGEENIIKLKHPSMGVESFAYFAMERPSVFYFLGSANFEKGINNPAHGDLFDIDESCLPIGVALQCNMAYEYLTR